The following coding sequences lie in one Mucilaginibacter sp. KACC 22773 genomic window:
- a CDS encoding siderophore-interacting protein: METSTLQKLKQKTGKLFEGRLQAGYVLEVRYWEPCTLIEVDLHLPQIDMTGWTEIPYIKFKVDNLTFRDYTPSGWDAETQTCTIYVDAAHNGPGSNWARLLKKGDKVNYLKTGTTNQSPVATSAIVALGDESSMGHLLALQKMVLPHTRFSGGIVIGNEHHRKLFQEYFWTPLEPIARRDVYGHHSLIEWVLDQRYSLENTVFYLAGNNTMVAQLRKLLKGQGYPSAQIKLQGFWG; this comes from the coding sequence ATGGAAACATCCACTCTACAGAAATTAAAACAAAAAACCGGCAAGCTATTTGAAGGCCGCCTGCAAGCAGGTTATGTTTTGGAAGTAAGGTATTGGGAGCCCTGCACTTTAATTGAGGTTGACCTGCACCTGCCACAAATAGATATGACCGGCTGGACCGAAATTCCTTATATTAAATTTAAGGTAGATAACCTTACTTTCAGAGATTACACCCCATCGGGCTGGGATGCCGAAACCCAAACCTGCACCATTTATGTTGATGCCGCTCATAACGGTCCCGGCAGTAATTGGGCGCGATTGTTAAAAAAGGGCGATAAGGTAAATTATCTTAAAACGGGTACTACTAATCAAAGCCCCGTGGCTACATCGGCAATAGTTGCCCTTGGCGACGAAAGCAGCATGGGGCATTTACTCGCCCTGCAAAAAATGGTGCTGCCCCATACCCGGTTTTCGGGCGGTATTGTAATTGGCAACGAGCATCACCGTAAATTATTCCAGGAATACTTTTGGACGCCGCTGGAGCCAATAGCCCGCCGCGATGTTTATGGCCATCACAGCCTTATTGAATGGGTGCTTGATCAGCGTTATAGTTTAGAGAACACCGTATTTTATTTAGCCGGCAATAATACCATGGTAGCCCAGTTGCGTAAACTGCTCAAAGGGCAGGGGTATCCATCGGCACAAATTAAACTTCAGGGCTTTTGGGGCTGA
- a CDS encoding tetratricopeptide repeat protein: MKIKRALVICPALVVIFLTGQSFYHRYQKKVTKTAFLYKAITRPVVLCSGGYNLADDLKEIPALNGWGNYKWKITTPSDSAQFYFNQGLSMYYAFHSIEAIASFTKATRFDPECAMAWYGRSLAMGPTINYPNGYAPPTDAYEASVKSRNFANKCTPLEQALIAAMQQRYSKDTTVTVLQLRSNYARAMQKVYASYPKNAEVITLYADALLLLHPWDLYTHDFNPKPWTPEIRALLEQAIAISPKHPGANHFYIHTMEASATPQLALKSAHLLDTLMPLVSHITHMPSHIYIRTGNYQQGIANNNAAVAGFNYYVGLYNPVVNGAVLYQTHNIHLKVNCAQMGGNYKAAISGANEAKATIVPDYLVAKGADGNFFQYVYMQPALTDVRFGKWDDILNTHVGDTLAYASVLLHFAKGMAWCGKGDSQKAASELKLMEAGLTDASLKAPIDNFSSAFEAAGVGHLILQGNIAATQKNYGAAISTLQQAVIAEDKLIYNEPRDWPLPARHYLGNVLLKAGRYNEAVAVLNKDLQINPNNGWALTGLQWAYQNEGNALALNKVKQRLKTAWKIKDVEIDRPVF; this comes from the coding sequence ATGAAAATAAAAAGAGCCCTGGTCATATGCCCCGCATTGGTCGTTATTTTTTTAACCGGTCAGTCTTTTTATCACCGGTATCAAAAAAAAGTCACAAAAACCGCGTTTTTGTATAAGGCTATTACACGTCCCGTGGTACTTTGCAGCGGCGGGTACAACCTGGCAGATGATTTAAAAGAAATTCCTGCTTTAAATGGCTGGGGAAATTATAAATGGAAAATCACTACCCCGTCTGACAGCGCCCAGTTTTATTTTAACCAGGGCCTGAGCATGTATTACGCTTTTCATTCTATTGAAGCTATAGCGTCATTTACCAAGGCAACCCGGTTTGATCCGGAATGCGCGATGGCCTGGTACGGCAGGTCGCTGGCTATGGGGCCAACCATCAATTACCCTAATGGCTACGCCCCGCCCACCGATGCTTACGAAGCATCAGTAAAAAGCCGCAACTTTGCCAATAAATGCACGCCGTTGGAGCAAGCACTTATTGCGGCAATGCAACAGCGGTATAGTAAAGATACCACCGTCACCGTGTTGCAGTTACGCAGCAATTATGCCAGGGCCATGCAAAAGGTTTACGCCAGCTACCCTAAAAATGCCGAGGTGATAACATTATATGCCGATGCCCTGCTATTGTTACATCCCTGGGATTTATACACCCACGATTTTAACCCCAAACCATGGACGCCGGAGATCCGCGCATTATTGGAGCAGGCTATTGCAATAAGCCCCAAACATCCGGGAGCCAATCATTTTTATATCCATACCATGGAGGCATCGGCCACGCCGCAACTGGCTTTAAAAAGCGCGCATTTGCTGGATACTTTAATGCCGCTGGTATCGCATATTACACACATGCCATCGCATATTTACATCCGTACGGGTAATTACCAGCAAGGTATTGCCAATAATAACGCAGCGGTTGCCGGGTTTAATTATTACGTGGGCCTTTACAACCCGGTGGTTAACGGGGCCGTGTTGTACCAAACGCATAACATTCACCTTAAAGTAAATTGCGCGCAAATGGGCGGTAACTATAAGGCCGCCATTAGCGGTGCCAATGAAGCAAAGGCTACCATTGTACCTGATTACCTGGTCGCCAAAGGGGCTGATGGTAATTTTTTCCAATACGTTTATATGCAGCCTGCGCTAACCGATGTGCGCTTTGGCAAATGGGACGATATTTTAAACACCCATGTAGGCGATACTCTTGCCTATGCATCGGTATTGCTTCATTTTGCAAAGGGCATGGCCTGGTGCGGTAAGGGCGATTCACAAAAAGCTGCCTCAGAACTAAAACTGATGGAAGCCGGTTTAACTGATGCATCGTTAAAAGCACCAATAGATAATTTCAGTTCGGCATTTGAGGCCGCCGGCGTCGGCCACCTGATATTGCAAGGCAATATTGCTGCCACGCAAAAAAACTATGGTGCTGCAATCTCCACTTTACAACAAGCAGTTATAGCCGAAGATAAGCTCATTTATAACGAACCCCGCGACTGGCCCTTACCCGCCCGGCATTACCTGGGCAATGTATTGCTAAAAGCAGGTCGTTACAACGAGGCCGTGGCTGTGTTAAATAAAGACCTGCAAATAAACCCCAACAATGGCTGGGCGCTTACAGGCTTGCAATGGGCCTATCAAAATGAGGGGAATGCACTCGCTTTAAACAAAGTAAAACAACGTTTAAAAACCGCCTGGAAAATAAAGGATGTGGAGATAGACAGACCTGTTTTTTAA
- a CDS encoding RagB/SusD family nutrient uptake outer membrane protein: MKKILISICIISLAASCTKVNEHVYDKYTADQFYSTAAGADDALANVYSKITGSWGSNYAGRDNCWYDLNSFSSDEQVIPHRNTGDWQLDFAQLYTRTELPNLGIINNTWNWAYSTIYSANLAIAQLTSAKADPAKIAEAKVMRAWIYYLLIDDFGDVPFYTDNNTNVSKIPQAKRADVYNFVVNELKANVDLLSETRGGAYYGRFNKWAGYMVLAKVYLNAQVYTGTPHWAEALAAANKVASGGFTLHAAGASTTAPLGNTYYDLFGDVCPNDETIFALYITQNVISGNIYTIRSLNSPNGVALIGFAGWNGTIIPSEYYDKFDNADVRKKQFLVGAQAGGITYTKEVSSLIDPGAGPNEGIRDDKFFPVKPSDGSGESNDFPVYRYADVLLMQAECNVRLGNVTAAAPFLNQVRERAGLSDIAAPTLDNIYDERGFELNMEGHRRQDMIRFGKFLLPHGFVQTTPAYRMLFPIPTEALNANTTLKQNPGY; the protein is encoded by the coding sequence ATGAAAAAAATATTAATCAGTATTTGTATTATTAGCCTTGCTGCAAGCTGTACCAAGGTTAATGAGCATGTGTATGACAAATATACGGCTGACCAGTTTTATTCAACCGCGGCGGGTGCCGATGATGCTTTGGCCAATGTGTACTCAAAAATTACCGGCAGCTGGGGCTCAAACTATGCAGGCCGCGATAATTGCTGGTACGATTTAAATAGCTTCTCATCAGATGAGCAGGTAATACCTCACCGTAACACCGGCGATTGGCAGCTTGACTTTGCCCAACTGTATACCCGTACCGAATTGCCAAACCTGGGCATCATCAATAATACCTGGAACTGGGCTTACTCTACAATTTACAGCGCCAACCTGGCCATTGCCCAGCTTACATCGGCCAAAGCCGATCCGGCAAAAATTGCCGAGGCCAAAGTGATGCGTGCCTGGATCTATTACCTGTTGATAGATGATTTTGGTGATGTGCCGTTTTATACCGACAACAATACCAACGTTTCAAAAATACCGCAGGCAAAACGTGCCGATGTTTACAATTTTGTGGTAAACGAGCTTAAAGCCAATGTTGATTTACTTTCTGAAACACGTGGCGGCGCCTATTACGGCCGTTTTAACAAGTGGGCAGGTTACATGGTATTGGCCAAGGTTTACTTAAATGCCCAGGTTTATACCGGCACCCCACATTGGGCCGAAGCTTTGGCAGCAGCCAACAAAGTAGCATCGGGTGGTTTTACATTACATGCCGCCGGTGCAAGCACAACGGCACCACTTGGTAATACCTATTACGACCTTTTTGGCGATGTATGCCCCAACGACGAAACCATTTTTGCCTTATACATTACGCAAAATGTTATCAGTGGTAACATTTACACCATCCGGAGCTTAAACAGCCCCAATGGCGTGGCCCTTATAGGCTTTGCCGGCTGGAATGGTACCATTATCCCATCAGAGTATTATGATAAGTTTGATAATGCCGACGTACGTAAAAAACAATTCCTGGTTGGCGCACAGGCCGGCGGTATTACTTATACCAAAGAGGTATCGTCGCTAATTGATCCGGGTGCGGGCCCTAATGAAGGTATCCGTGACGATAAATTCTTCCCCGTAAAACCATCTGACGGCAGCGGCGAATCAAACGATTTCCCGGTTTACCGTTATGCCGATGTACTGCTGATGCAGGCCGAGTGTAATGTACGCTTAGGCAATGTTACAGCCGCAGCCCCATTCCTGAACCAGGTAAGGGAGCGTGCCGGCCTTAGCGATATTGCAGCACCTACGTTAGATAACATTTACGATGAGCGTGGATTTGAATTGAACATGGAAGGCCACCGCAGGCAGGACATGATCAGGTTTGGCAAGTTTTTGCTACCGCACGGTTTTGTTCAAACTACACCTGCTTACAGGATGCTGTTCCCGATACCGACAGAAGCACTTAACGCCAATACCACGTTGAAACAAAATCCAGGTTATTAA
- a CDS encoding SusC/RagA family TonB-linked outer membrane protein, producing the protein MKKVYLFKYGLTVLLLISAIASFAQKGAFRGKVVDDLNQPLPGATVHVKGASQTTVTDANGMFSLTGDTQQALTVQVTFVGYDVLERVIKANENPTIQLVPSSKALTEVVVMGYGTVKKSDLTGAVATIGAKDLNPGSVTNPLQQLAGKAAGVNITQVGSEPGVAPTVRIRGLTSLQGGNDPLVVVDGIQGNMDLLNQVPPSEIASIDILKDASATAIYGSRGAPGVILITTRKTAAGKSSVEYTENSSLDVIAHKLQELNAVQWTAQAEKQGVDVSANHGSNTDWFNLLTQNGVTQNHNLAFGGGTNGFNYRASVSAITQTGIVINSNYKKYIGRITATQKALDDKLTLTMNVNSGINNDVYSPIGIGRAAFTSNLISNTYISRPTDPVFNTDGSYYSDPNVFQYINPYAVAKTVKNDVNTNNLFTSLRGDLDIYKGISAGWFGSWRKSDTNTGYYAPVASTIATAIDNTGIANISNNHVDEKLMDISLSYKHEFGLSHFDASAIYEWQAQTYNGSFAQGRGFVNDFATYNALQLGDISKVLQGDISSYKNDRRLISYIGQIHYSYNNKYLLTASIRRDGSTVFGVNNKWGNFPSAALAWRVDQEDFMKNQTLFSSFKLRVGYGVTGNQQGITPQNSIALVGQAGSVFFGGSTIPNYFYTQNANPNLKWETRKQANAGFDFSMFNDRLNGTFDVYRATTDNLLYHYTVPVVGQFFVNNILANVGSLRSQGVELSLSYTVIKSQDMTLTLAANGSLLQSKVLKLGGNIQGFDVPTNYVGWGPNAYLVVGKPVGTFLILKHLGKDANSAETVVDRDKNGTIDQGSQSKDRYEEGQSLPKYTYAFTPSFTYKNFDASMVWRGSGGNKIYNGLRQDLSLLENLGKSNVLTSAIPLGIQSSPYGSDLWLESGSYLRWENLSLGYRFNLAKVKYISALRLSVTGQNLAIITKYKGLDPEVNVSGDSSSGGDYGTYPRTRTFSLGLNVILK; encoded by the coding sequence ATGAAAAAAGTTTACTTATTTAAGTACGGCCTGACTGTGCTCCTTTTAATCTCGGCGATAGCTTCGTTTGCTCAAAAAGGTGCTTTCAGGGGCAAGGTGGTTGATGATCTTAACCAGCCATTACCCGGCGCCACAGTGCACGTTAAGGGTGCATCTCAAACAACAGTAACAGATGCTAATGGTATGTTTTCGCTTACGGGCGATACGCAACAGGCATTAACCGTGCAGGTTACTTTTGTTGGCTACGATGTGCTGGAGCGGGTAATCAAAGCCAACGAAAATCCCACTATTCAGCTGGTACCTTCATCAAAGGCTTTAACCGAAGTGGTGGTTATGGGCTACGGAACGGTTAAAAAATCTGATTTAACGGGTGCCGTTGCAACCATCGGTGCTAAAGACCTTAATCCGGGGTCGGTTACCAACCCATTACAACAACTTGCCGGCAAAGCAGCAGGCGTAAACATTACCCAGGTAGGCAGCGAACCCGGTGTGGCACCAACGGTGCGCATACGTGGCCTAACATCGTTACAGGGCGGCAATGATCCTTTGGTTGTTGTTGACGGCATTCAAGGCAACATGGACCTGCTAAATCAGGTGCCGCCAAGTGAAATTGCATCAATAGACATCCTTAAAGATGCATCGGCCACCGCTATTTACGGTTCGCGCGGCGCCCCGGGTGTTATCCTGATCACTACCAGGAAAACCGCCGCCGGCAAAAGCAGTGTTGAGTATACCGAAAATAGCTCGCTGGACGTAATTGCCCACAAATTGCAGGAACTAAACGCCGTGCAATGGACTGCACAAGCCGAAAAACAAGGTGTGGATGTATCTGCAAACCATGGCTCCAATACCGACTGGTTTAACCTGCTTACCCAAAACGGCGTTACGCAAAACCATAACCTTGCTTTTGGTGGTGGTACCAATGGCTTTAACTACCGTGCATCCGTAAGTGCCATTACCCAAACCGGTATCGTTATCAATTCCAACTATAAAAAATATATAGGCCGCATTACCGCTACGCAAAAAGCGCTTGATGATAAGTTAACCCTCACCATGAATGTAAATAGCGGCATCAACAATGATGTTTACAGCCCTATCGGCATCGGCCGGGCAGCTTTTACTTCAAACCTGATCAGCAATACATACATCTCGAGACCTACCGATCCTGTATTTAACACCGATGGATCATACTACTCAGACCCTAACGTATTCCAGTACATCAACCCTTACGCTGTTGCAAAAACGGTTAAAAACGATGTGAACACCAACAACCTGTTCACCAGTTTAAGGGGCGACCTGGATATTTACAAAGGCATATCTGCCGGATGGTTTGGCAGCTGGAGAAAATCTGATACGAATACAGGTTATTACGCGCCGGTAGCATCAACCATAGCTACCGCTATTGATAACACAGGCATCGCCAACATCAGCAATAACCATGTTGACGAAAAACTGATGGACATCAGCCTGAGCTACAAACATGAATTTGGGTTAAGCCATTTTGATGCATCGGCTATTTATGAGTGGCAGGCACAAACATATAACGGCAGCTTTGCACAGGGCCGTGGTTTTGTGAACGATTTTGCTACTTATAACGCTTTGCAGCTGGGCGATATCTCCAAAGTTTTACAGGGCGATATTTCTTCTTACAAAAACGACAGGAGGCTTATTTCATACATTGGTCAGATCCATTACTCGTACAACAACAAGTACCTGTTAACCGCCAGTATCAGGCGCGATGGTTCAACCGTATTTGGGGTTAATAACAAATGGGGTAACTTCCCGTCGGCAGCGCTTGCATGGCGGGTTGACCAGGAAGACTTTATGAAAAACCAAACCCTGTTCAGCAGCTTTAAGTTACGTGTGGGTTATGGCGTTACCGGTAACCAACAAGGCATTACCCCGCAAAACTCCATTGCTTTGGTAGGTCAGGCAGGTTCGGTGTTCTTCGGAGGATCAACCATTCCCAACTATTTTTATACACAAAATGCCAATCCTAACTTAAAGTGGGAAACCCGCAAACAGGCCAATGCCGGTTTCGATTTCTCGATGTTTAATGATAGGCTGAACGGTACTTTTGATGTATACAGGGCCACTACCGATAATTTGTTGTACCACTACACTGTACCCGTTGTAGGCCAGTTTTTTGTAAACAACATTCTGGCAAACGTAGGTAGCCTGCGTTCGCAAGGTGTCGAGCTTTCGTTAAGCTATACGGTGATAAAAAGCCAGGATATGACACTTACCCTTGCTGCAAACGGGTCATTGCTGCAAAGTAAGGTACTTAAATTAGGCGGCAACATACAAGGCTTTGATGTACCTACCAACTATGTTGGCTGGGGACCAAACGCTTACCTTGTTGTAGGCAAGCCAGTGGGCACTTTCCTTATTTTAAAACACCTTGGCAAAGATGCCAACAGCGCCGAAACCGTTGTTGACCGTGATAAAAACGGCACCATCGACCAGGGATCGCAAAGTAAAGACAGGTACGAAGAAGGCCAATCGCTGCCTAAATATACCTATGCTTTTACACCATCTTTTACTTACAAAAACTTTGATGCATCAATGGTTTGGCGCGGATCGGGCGGTAATAAAATCTATAACGGCCTTCGCCAGGATTTAAGCCTTCTGGAAAACCTGGGAAAATCAAACGTGCTTACCAGCGCGATACCTTTAGGCATTCAGTCGTCGCCTTATGGGTCTGACCTTTGGTTGGAGAGCGGCTCGTATTTAAGGTGGGAAAATCTTTCGTTAGGATACAGGTTTAACCTGGCCAAAGTAAAATACATCAGCGCTTTACGCTTATCTGTAACCGGCCAAAACCTTGCCATTATAACCAAATACAAAGGCCTTGATCCTGAAGTGAACGTTAGTGGCGACAGCTCATCGGGCGGCGACTACGGTACCTATCCGCGCACCAGGACCTTTTCTTTAGGTTTAAATGTTATTCTAAAATAA
- a CDS encoding SusE domain-containing protein yields the protein MKKIINLTFAAMAFMTVACHKQAELTTLKPVAFTGNMTASTTTVTLSATTDDQSVITFTWPAVVYPYKSHVTYTLQADLPADTVGATAWQNATSVLIGTDVLTKTYKGSDLNTLALALGVTPNEVGKMVFRMQAYQDRNTYSKAVTLTISPYKIILPPSNNYPVLYLPGDYQGWSPGTAGTVAASVPNIYEGYIYEPAGGSYHFKFTSAPDWNHINYGDGGPGLLTTDGTKGDLVLPGPGVYELVANPQTLTWSYTLVTWGIIGDATPGGWSTDTQMTYDPAKQVWTVTANMVASGSFKFRANNQWAIDFGITADGKIQYADNPALPYNGSLGNLTVPSNGNYTITLDLHDPNNYNFKLKKN from the coding sequence ATGAAAAAAATAATCAACTTAACATTTGCAGCAATGGCCTTCATGACCGTTGCCTGCCATAAGCAGGCGGAGTTGACCACGCTGAAACCGGTTGCCTTTACGGGTAACATGACGGCCTCAACAACTACAGTCACCCTGTCTGCTACTACCGACGATCAGTCGGTAATTACCTTTACCTGGCCTGCGGTAGTTTACCCTTACAAATCGCACGTAACCTACACCCTGCAGGCCGATTTGCCTGCCGATACCGTAGGCGCAACCGCCTGGCAAAACGCTACATCGGTATTAATTGGAACCGATGTGCTAACCAAAACTTACAAAGGCAGCGATTTAAACACACTGGCCCTCGCATTGGGCGTTACGCCAAATGAAGTGGGTAAAATGGTGTTCAGGATGCAGGCGTACCAGGATAGGAATACTTATTCAAAAGCGGTAACATTAACTATCAGCCCGTATAAAATTATCCTGCCGCCAAGCAACAATTACCCGGTATTATACCTTCCGGGCGATTACCAGGGATGGTCGCCGGGCACCGCTGGCACAGTAGCGGCATCGGTACCTAACATTTACGAAGGCTACATTTATGAGCCTGCAGGTGGCAGCTATCACTTTAAGTTTACCAGCGCTCCCGATTGGAACCACATTAACTACGGCGATGGCGGCCCGGGCTTATTGACCACTGATGGCACCAAAGGCGATTTGGTTTTGCCTGGCCCGGGTGTTTATGAACTGGTTGCCAACCCGCAAACCCTTACCTGGTCATACACCCTGGTTACCTGGGGTATAATTGGCGATGCCACACCAGGCGGCTGGAGCACGGATACCCAAATGACGTACGACCCGGCTAAACAAGTGTGGACGGTTACTGCCAATATGGTTGCAAGCGGATCGTTCAAATTCAGGGCCAATAACCAGTGGGCTATTGATTTTGGCATCACAGCAGATGGCAAAATTCAATACGCCGATAACCCTGCATTACCGTACAACGGCTCGTTAGGCAACTTAACTGTACCGTCAAATGGTAATTATACCATTACGCTGGATTTGCATGATCCAAATAATTACAACTTTAAGTTAAAGAAAAATTAA
- a CDS encoding helix-turn-helix domain-containing protein, producing the protein MKDIPVHLLKERASSGLEINRFFKGDKPKADEPLGAHRDDHYIFFVIEGGWGSLMVDFNEIVIQESCLYYVLPGQVHHRIQNEGAYGWFIAVDTMLIPPDYRNVFENQLLLQQPYTLNDVQKRQCESLLNLLFERYREDEQAVFNLSVVHSLLQSFLGIAAGCFSQTGKPGMLMSRPVQLAQDFKKLLVEHVRTLKSPSAYAAKLNVSETYLNEALKKATGLSVSYWIQQEVILEAKRLLYYSQLNVKEIAHALGYEDHAYFSRLFKKAEGVTPLAFKADYRK; encoded by the coding sequence ATGAAAGACATTCCAGTACATCTTTTAAAGGAACGTGCCTCATCGGGCCTGGAGATTAATCGCTTTTTTAAGGGCGATAAACCCAAAGCCGATGAACCCCTGGGTGCTCACCGCGATGATCATTATATATTTTTTGTAATCGAGGGGGGATGGGGATCGCTGATGGTAGACTTTAACGAGATCGTGATACAGGAATCCTGTCTTTACTATGTTTTACCCGGGCAGGTGCACCATCGCATCCAAAACGAAGGCGCTTATGGATGGTTCATAGCGGTGGATACCATGCTGATACCGCCCGATTATCGTAATGTGTTTGAAAATCAATTACTGTTGCAGCAGCCTTATACCTTAAACGACGTGCAAAAACGGCAGTGCGAAAGCTTGCTTAACCTGTTATTTGAGCGGTACCGCGAGGACGAGCAGGCTGTTTTTAATTTATCAGTTGTGCATTCACTGCTGCAATCGTTTTTGGGGATTGCTGCCGGGTGTTTTAGTCAAACGGGTAAACCGGGTATGCTGATGTCGCGCCCGGTGCAGTTGGCTCAGGATTTTAAGAAACTGCTGGTTGAGCATGTGCGTACGCTCAAAAGCCCGTCGGCCTATGCGGCTAAGCTAAATGTATCTGAAACGTACCTGAATGAGGCTTTAAAAAAAGCTACGGGACTGTCGGTAAGTTACTGGATTCAACAGGAAGTTATTTTGGAGGCCAAACGTTTGCTGTATTATAGCCAGTTGAATGTTAAAGAAATTGCGCACGCGCTGGGGTATGAAGACCATGCCTATTTCTCGCGCCTGTTTAAAAAAGCAGAAGGTGTAACGCCACTCGCCTTCAAAGCCGATTACCGCAAATAG
- a CDS encoding DUF6377 domain-containing protein yields the protein MRPGLYLLFFLFVSISRPAYAQSVATDSLLTKLNAVLADKDVYVKQKTNRIDELGKQLSQANDLDKKYNIYQQLYNEYKNFSYDSAYNYAKKLQETAAKLNDPNRMAFAKMELGFTLISSGMFKETLETLNGISLQYLSTDDKVEYYFLKARSYFDLSDFDRNVDYSAMYNPKGIQFIDSALSLASPGTYNYYALRGLQALRKADNTGAVKDYTALLKLKNLTPNQFAISACSLSYIYEVLGEQDKSTQLLIQAAIADLQSATKETVAIYKLADFLYKKGDLNSAFVYIKQAMDDATFYGARHRQVAISSILPIIEAQRISTVEQQRKSLIIYASIITVLVLFVVMFAFIIFRQLKKLRIADNLIKEANVSLQESNVALEALNRNLSTANKIKNEYIGYYFNINSIYIDKLESFQKSLDKKLSSKRYEDAQAAIKSLNLENERHQLFHTFDKVFLSLFPDFIEKFEALFNKDDKIAIADGQLLSTEHRIFALIRMGIHDNDRIAKLLGYSVNTIYSYKNRIKNKSFIANDEFEDHIMAIEAV from the coding sequence ATGAGGCCAGGCTTATATCTTTTATTTTTCTTATTTGTTTCGATAAGCCGGCCGGCCTATGCACAGTCAGTTGCTACCGATTCGTTACTCACCAAGCTTAACGCGGTACTGGCCGATAAGGATGTATACGTAAAGCAAAAAACAAACCGCATTGATGAACTGGGCAAACAGCTAAGCCAGGCCAATGATCTGGATAAAAAATATAATATTTACCAGCAGTTATATAACGAGTATAAAAACTTCAGCTACGATTCGGCCTATAACTACGCCAAAAAGCTACAGGAAACCGCCGCCAAACTAAACGACCCTAACCGTATGGCTTTTGCTAAAATGGAACTGGGCTTTACGCTCATTTCATCGGGCATGTTTAAAGAAACGCTGGAAACCCTGAACGGTATCAGCCTGCAATACCTATCAACCGACGATAAGGTGGAGTATTACTTCCTGAAAGCACGCAGCTATTTCGACTTGTCCGATTTTGACCGTAATGTCGATTACTCGGCTATGTATAATCCCAAAGGCATCCAGTTTATCGATTCGGCCCTTTCATTAGCCTCGCCCGGAACCTACAACTATTATGCATTAAGGGGGCTGCAAGCCTTACGCAAGGCCGATAATACCGGTGCCGTAAAAGATTATACCGCCCTGCTTAAGTTAAAAAACTTAACGCCCAACCAGTTTGCCATAAGTGCCTGCTCTTTAAGCTACATTTATGAAGTGCTCGGTGAGCAGGACAAATCGACCCAATTATTGATCCAGGCCGCCATTGCCGACTTGCAGTCGGCCACTAAAGAAACAGTCGCCATTTATAAACTGGCCGATTTCCTGTATAAAAAAGGCGACCTGAACAGCGCCTTCGTCTATATCAAACAAGCTATGGACGATGCCACCTTTTATGGGGCACGCCACCGGCAGGTTGCCATCAGCAGTATATTGCCCATTATCGAGGCGCAGCGCATCAGTACGGTTGAGCAGCAACGCAAGTCGCTGATTATTTACGCTTCTATCATTACGGTGTTGGTGCTTTTTGTGGTAATGTTTGCCTTCATCATCTTCCGCCAGCTTAAAAAACTACGCATTGCCGATAACCTCATCAAGGAGGCCAATGTATCGTTACAGGAAAGCAACGTTGCATTGGAAGCATTAAATCGAAATTTAAGTACGGCCAATAAAATCAAAAACGAATACATTGGCTATTACTTCAATATCAATTCCATCTACATTGATAAGCTGGAAAGCTTCCAGAAATCGCTGGATAAAAAATTGAGCAGCAAACGCTACGAAGATGCCCAGGCAGCCATTAAAAGCCTGAACCTGGAGAACGAGCGGCACCAGTTGTTCCATACTTTCGATAAGGTTTTCCTTTCCCTTTTCCCTGATTTTATCGAAAAGTTTGAAGCCCTGTTTAACAAAGACGATAAAATTGCCATTGCCGATGGGCAGCTGTTGAGCACCGAGCACCGCATTTTTGCCCTTATCCGCATGGGCATCCACGATAACGACCGGATTGCCAAACTCCTGGGCTACTCGGTAAATACCATTTACTCCTACAAAAATCGTATCAAAAACAAATCATTTATCGCTAATGATGAGTTTGAAGATCATATCATGGCGATAGAGGCGGTGTAG